Proteins from a genomic interval of Salinarchaeum sp. Harcht-Bsk1:
- a CDS encoding DEAD/DEAH box helicase — protein MQYSDDTTNPDRIPDEVRPLVRGMLFNRQLLGTDHDGAPVTDAVKYTSEAQKRRLATPYDGDDPFVDEIIDIFGFNPLDFQVDSWQLINDFHQQRHDTGEPHAAILSAPTGFGKTEAFLGPLYQQLRNGEQDTTVIVYPRRALLQDQLGRILQHIHSMRPAGEQAPLSVGVYMGGMPYNVEDVRDDYFESENGRETFQLAHCWCGDETTTNAFTYDGSSNSYTIRCEADDTHSFTNNELVLSRQQIKDGETPDILLTTLEALELFALKPNYDIVDDVDTFVLDEVHLYTRLRGAHAAKIIGNINDITEQPLLWIGASATIDNADRFIRKLFDFPSGRLATVDVPESDLKQDHDDQEHYYFLLSPEDGPGASSMMIQQLLLIGHGLLRDTDGNEGKALSFIDSISQVNQKNDQLDDAERGDGQGEPPLWHHHTDRSPRGQQPANPEADWADIADAMGYDFIEDRALDFLPVYSQIGFDAEDAADSDIFLSTSFLEVGIDIGEIKHVTQYRTPQNLSSFVQRTGRAAREEGMDAHIFVFLSNLTNDANMFYRADRFLSSELRTPLKPDNDVIEWIHTTLNTYYTRASDIDDRRIRRGEEATFLEEFLTQDKQYQEFYQLLLNPSDFLLAEFGIDETVEPLTTEAGIETFRDIINRREAELEEEFAEVEDLINIDSGDITRSDNAFEQYVDEVRQRTLEVISHYVEIVDQYQDHVDGGDAPDLVDDLNELYDEFEELREEARDGYRGAETERVEQYEQLFGRIISAVGDLTGLRAQVNIHIDDRPEDVSLDRITDLSDAVEILGSIAGDGRLEENIDERYQINYLRRVLDQLGEYRDLERDPDNRVNRPHMSLHYVKHLLRAAYYLHRYLQVTDRTYSDEIWYVPPSYFDNSGQFFTVVDPDGFDDEETIDSLVHTNAPYRSEFQNESTNLHVFLPETEVESYGEQPTGNEVQFDFSDIPGDQRNGMLVPDSIQLTEIPDVTGQRALNIVAYCPQCLTLLDDQRCVRHNEIAWGKVHAEPQVRTVARDTDVEAATGSLALAGLRGQVTLDGVSLDITPARPMGDMGIQFTGDDRIQREIDSPDTPLGFDLKTRGLIYDLTDFIDYVEDNEDLIADVARYKNLDGVPIDELAYHTAAHFFLHLVADVGGVNPSMLFYGLDPEEGIVFIFERTEGGQGIVDLVYDELENDPGTLLESLVRITYNTQVINEQLWANPDFVEDLPERGVDEDAVQHCVDTHLDEQLDMVFPEIRDEVVQEVLSTCDRAAQLSDEESIPLRDAYTVKHTVADAQLDGADTFPEGRVDALNVDLDELHRIESLFFSPDIDGCVENLHTGECISGHDQEEVLSHVLLQELRHHLVDFVDTDDAVDEMFDREQVPAGEINDTSIYFTF, from the coding sequence ATGCAATATAGCGACGATACAACGAACCCTGACCGTATCCCGGACGAGGTCCGTCCTTTAGTCCGCGGGATGTTGTTCAATCGCCAGCTGCTCGGCACTGATCACGACGGCGCTCCTGTGACCGATGCTGTCAAATACACGAGCGAAGCGCAGAAACGGCGGTTGGCCACCCCATATGACGGCGATGACCCGTTCGTCGACGAGATTATCGATATTTTTGGCTTCAACCCGCTCGATTTTCAGGTCGACAGCTGGCAGCTGATCAACGACTTCCATCAGCAACGACACGACACTGGGGAGCCACATGCCGCCATCCTATCGGCTCCGACCGGGTTTGGGAAGACAGAAGCATTTCTCGGCCCGCTGTACCAACAGCTGCGGAACGGTGAGCAGGACACCACGGTCATTGTCTATCCACGCCGGGCACTCCTCCAAGACCAGCTCGGCCGCATCCTGCAGCACATCCACTCCATGCGTCCCGCCGGCGAGCAGGCACCGCTCTCCGTTGGTGTCTACATGGGTGGTATGCCCTACAACGTGGAGGACGTCCGCGATGACTATTTCGAATCCGAGAACGGACGGGAGACGTTCCAATTAGCGCACTGCTGGTGCGGCGATGAAACAACGACAAACGCGTTCACCTATGACGGGAGTTCGAACTCCTACACCATTCGCTGTGAAGCGGACGATACCCACAGTTTCACCAACAACGAACTCGTCTTAAGCCGCCAGCAGATTAAGGATGGGGAAACCCCGGACATCCTGTTAACCACGTTGGAAGCGCTGGAACTCTTTGCGCTCAAACCCAACTACGACATCGTCGACGACGTTGACACGTTCGTCCTGGACGAGGTCCACCTGTACACCCGGCTTCGTGGCGCGCACGCAGCGAAGATCATTGGTAACATTAACGACATCACGGAACAGCCCCTGCTCTGGATCGGGGCGAGCGCCACCATCGATAACGCCGACCGGTTCATCCGGAAACTCTTCGACTTCCCCTCCGGCCGTTTAGCGACGGTCGACGTTCCTGAGTCCGACCTCAAACAGGACCACGACGACCAGGAGCACTACTACTTCCTGTTATCACCGGAGGATGGGCCGGGTGCCTCCTCCATGATGATCCAGCAACTGTTGTTGATCGGGCACGGCCTCCTTCGCGACACCGACGGCAACGAGGGCAAAGCCCTGTCCTTCATCGACAGCATCAGTCAGGTCAATCAGAAGAACGACCAGCTCGACGACGCCGAACGCGGCGACGGCCAAGGCGAGCCACCCTTGTGGCACCACCATACCGATCGGTCGCCGCGCGGCCAGCAACCGGCTAATCCGGAAGCCGATTGGGCCGACATCGCCGACGCCATGGGCTACGACTTCATCGAGGATCGCGCCCTCGACTTCCTCCCCGTCTACTCCCAAATCGGGTTCGACGCGGAGGACGCCGCTGACAGCGATATCTTCCTATCAACCTCGTTCCTCGAAGTCGGTATCGACATCGGGGAGATCAAGCACGTCACCCAGTACCGGACCCCGCAGAACCTGTCCTCCTTCGTCCAGCGGACCGGCCGCGCCGCCCGGGAAGAAGGCATGGACGCCCACATCTTCGTCTTCCTCTCCAATCTGACGAACGATGCCAACATGTTCTACCGGGCGGACCGCTTCCTCAGCTCCGAACTCCGCACCCCCCTCAAACCAGACAACGACGTTATCGAGTGGATCCATACTACCCTCAACACCTACTACACTCGAGCCAGCGACATCGATGATCGTCGTATCCGCCGCGGTGAAGAAGCAACTTTCCTTGAGGAATTCCTCACCCAGGACAAGCAATACCAGGAGTTCTACCAGTTGCTGCTCAATCCCAGCGACTTCCTCCTCGCTGAATTCGGCATCGACGAAACCGTCGAACCCCTTACCACGGAGGCAGGAATCGAAACCTTCCGTGACATTATCAACCGACGGGAAGCCGAGCTGGAAGAGGAGTTCGCGGAGGTCGAAGACCTGATCAATATCGACAGCGGTGACATCACCCGCAGCGATAATGCATTCGAACAGTACGTCGACGAAGTCAGGCAACGCACCCTCGAAGTCATCAGCCACTACGTCGAGATTGTCGATCAGTACCAAGACCACGTCGACGGTGGCGATGCCCCTGACCTCGTTGACGACCTGAACGAGCTCTACGACGAATTCGAGGAGCTACGCGAGGAGGCCCGTGACGGCTACCGCGGTGCTGAGACCGAACGCGTCGAACAGTATGAACAGCTCTTCGGCAGGATCATCTCCGCAGTCGGCGACCTCACGGGGCTTCGCGCACAGGTCAACATCCACATCGATGACCGGCCCGAGGATGTCTCCCTTGACCGGATCACTGATCTCAGTGACGCCGTCGAGATCCTAGGTTCAATCGCCGGTGACGGCCGACTCGAGGAGAACATCGACGAACGCTACCAGATCAACTACCTACGCCGCGTCCTCGACCAACTCGGAGAGTACCGCGATCTTGAACGAGACCCTGACAACCGGGTGAACCGGCCGCATATGAGCCTCCACTACGTGAAGCATTTGCTCCGTGCGGCCTATTACCTCCACCGCTACCTCCAGGTCACCGACCGAACCTACAGTGACGAAATTTGGTACGTGCCTCCGTCGTACTTCGACAACAGCGGCCAGTTCTTCACCGTTGTTGATCCTGATGGATTCGACGACGAGGAAACCATCGATAGTCTCGTCCACACTAATGCACCGTACCGCAGTGAATTCCAAAACGAATCCACCAATCTCCACGTCTTCCTCCCTGAGACCGAGGTCGAGAGCTACGGGGAACAGCCGACGGGCAATGAGGTCCAGTTCGACTTCAGCGACATCCCCGGCGACCAGCGGAACGGGATGCTGGTCCCGGACTCCATCCAGCTCACAGAAATCCCTGACGTCACCGGGCAACGCGCGCTCAACATCGTTGCCTACTGCCCGCAGTGCCTCACCTTGCTTGATGATCAACGGTGCGTCCGGCACAACGAGATTGCGTGGGGCAAGGTCCATGCCGAACCCCAGGTCCGGACCGTCGCCCGCGACACCGACGTCGAGGCCGCGACCGGCAGCCTCGCGCTCGCCGGACTCCGCGGCCAAGTCACCCTGGATGGAGTCTCTCTCGACATCACACCGGCCCGGCCGATGGGTGACATGGGCATCCAGTTCACCGGTGACGACCGCATCCAACGCGAAATCGACAGCCCGGACACGCCGCTCGGCTTCGACCTGAAGACCCGCGGCCTAATCTACGATCTCACCGACTTCATCGACTACGTCGAGGACAACGAGGACCTCATCGCTGACGTCGCCCGGTACAAGAACCTGGACGGGGTCCCGATCGACGAATTAGCGTACCATACAGCCGCTCACTTCTTCCTCCACTTGGTCGCGGACGTCGGTGGTGTCAACCCGTCCATGCTGTTCTACGGCCTGGATCCCGAGGAAGGGATCGTGTTCATCTTCGAACGGACGGAAGGTGGCCAAGGGATCGTCGACCTCGTTTATGACGAACTGGAGAACGATCCCGGCACTCTGCTCGAATCACTGGTCCGTATTACCTACAACACGCAGGTCATCAACGAACAACTCTGGGCAAATCCCGATTTCGTCGAGGACCTACCTGAGCGCGGCGTCGATGAAGACGCTGTCCAACACTGTGTAGACACGCATCTCGACGAGCAGCTTGACATGGTCTTTCCCGAAATCCGGGACGAAGTGGTGCAGGAGGTGTTGTCGACCTGTGACCGGGCCGCCCAGCTCAGCGACGAGGAAAGCATCCCTCTCCGTGACGCCTACACCGTGAAGCACACCGTGGCGGATGCCCAGCTGGATGGCGCCGATACGTTCCCTGAGGGACGCGTTGATGCACTCAACGTTGACCTGGATGAGCTGCACCGTATCGAATCACTGTTCTTCTCCCCGGATATCGACGGCTGTGTCGAAAACCTGCACACCGGGGAATGCATCTCTGGCCACGATCAAGAGGAAGTCCTGAGCCACGTCTTGTTGCAGGAACTCCGCCACCACCTCGTTGACTTCGTGGACACCGACGACGCTGTCGATGAAATGTTTGACCGTGAGCAAGTTCCCGCAGGAGAAATCAATGACACGAGCATTTACTTTACCTTCTAA
- a CDS encoding phospholipase D-like domain-containing protein — translation MSKFPQEKSMTRAFTLPSNELAYFIGYTLIHADRVVLVSPWLSDVELRFPVNDQTSSRELLLSKAVAELTDTDITFLINGNEDHNDYIKSRVERNAEVVDVPDLHAKAVITDDWVYAGSANITRRGLLVNRELCKIVTNTHPDANTYVEEELSVDL, via the coding sequence GTGAGCAAGTTCCCGCAGGAGAAATCAATGACACGAGCATTTACTTTACCTTCTAACGAACTCGCCTACTTCATCGGGTACACCCTGATCCACGCCGACAGGGTCGTTCTCGTCTCGCCGTGGCTGAGCGACGTCGAACTCCGCTTCCCGGTGAACGACCAGACTTCCAGCCGCGAACTCCTGCTCTCCAAAGCCGTCGCCGAACTCACCGACACTGACATCACTTTCCTCATCAACGGCAACGAAGACCACAACGACTACATCAAATCCCGTGTCGAACGGAACGCCGAAGTCGTTGACGTCCCCGACCTCCACGCCAAAGCCGTCATCACTGACGACTGGGTCTACGCCGGCTCCGCCAACATCACCCGCCGCGGCCTCCTCGTTAACCGCGAGCTCTGCAAAATTGTCACCAACACCCACCCAGACGCCAATACTTACGTCGAAGAAGAGCTCAGCGTGGACCTATGA
- the twy1 gene encoding 4-demethylwyosine synthase TYW1: MSDADGPKQVDDPDYHNVNHTAAQTCGWTKNALTGDGTCYKHAFYGIRSHRCIQMTPVVKCNERCVFCWRDHAGHAYELEGVEWDDPEAVVDASIELQRELLSGYKGNDNVPDDRFEEAVEPRHVAISLDGEPTLYPYLPELIEAFHDRGLTTFLVSNGTRPEVLAECDPTQLYVSVDAPDRWTFDQTVKAVEDGAWEQLIDTMDVLAEKDETRTVLRTTLVDGHNMRDPDWYAAFYQRADPDYVELKAYMHVGHSRGRLDRSNMPEHEDVVAFTEDVMEHMPEHDVLKDRPPSRVTLISREEDTWVPKLQAGAEFWNAPDPSERAAVTDD, from the coding sequence ATGAGCGACGCGGACGGGCCCAAGCAGGTCGACGACCCCGACTATCACAACGTCAACCACACGGCAGCGCAGACCTGTGGGTGGACGAAGAACGCACTTACAGGAGATGGAACGTGTTACAAGCACGCCTTCTACGGCATCCGCTCGCACCGATGCATCCAGATGACGCCTGTCGTCAAGTGCAACGAGCGCTGCGTCTTCTGCTGGCGCGATCACGCCGGCCACGCCTACGAACTCGAGGGCGTCGAGTGGGACGACCCCGAGGCGGTCGTCGACGCCTCGATCGAACTCCAGCGAGAACTCCTCAGCGGCTACAAGGGCAACGACAACGTGCCCGACGACCGCTTCGAGGAGGCGGTCGAACCCCGCCACGTCGCGATCTCGCTCGACGGCGAGCCGACGCTGTATCCCTACCTCCCCGAACTGATCGAGGCGTTCCACGACCGCGGCCTCACCACGTTCCTCGTCTCGAACGGCACCCGTCCGGAGGTGCTCGCGGAGTGCGACCCGACGCAGCTCTACGTCTCCGTGGACGCGCCGGATCGCTGGACCTTCGACCAGACCGTCAAGGCCGTCGAGGACGGCGCCTGGGAGCAGTTGATCGACACGATGGACGTCCTCGCTGAAAAGGACGAGACGCGGACGGTCCTCCGGACGACGCTCGTCGACGGCCACAACATGCGCGATCCGGACTGGTACGCCGCCTTCTACCAGCGAGCGGATCCGGACTACGTCGAACTCAAGGCCTACATGCACGTCGGGCACTCCCGCGGCCGGCTGGATCGCTCGAACATGCCCGAGCACGAGGACGTGGTGGCGTTCACGGAGGACGTGATGGAGCACATGCCCGAGCACGACGTGCTGAAAGACCGACCGCCGTCGCGGGTCACCCTGATCTCCCGCGAGGAGGACACCTGGGTGCCGAAGCTCCAGGCCGGCGCCGAGTTCTGGAACGCACCGGATCCGAGCGAGCGCGCCGCGGTGACCGACGACTGA
- a CDS encoding GNAT family N-acetyltransferase: MTVTPEDQGVRIRPVERADLLAVHRIERAAFSTPWPFEAFERFVDAPGFLVAVEEPEGAVAASAEGGEATGVGDGAADREGVIGDGGVIGYVVAEVTPNHGRAFGHVKDLAVHPEHRRRGIASTLLERALVTLAGEGATSVKLEVREDNEAAQALYREFGFAPMRRRAGYYEDGTDALVMAREL; encoded by the coding sequence GTGACCGTCACGCCCGAGGACCAGGGAGTCCGCATCCGTCCCGTCGAGCGGGCGGACCTGCTCGCCGTCCACCGGATCGAGCGGGCGGCGTTCTCCACGCCCTGGCCCTTCGAGGCGTTCGAGCGGTTCGTGGACGCGCCGGGCTTTCTCGTCGCCGTCGAGGAGCCCGAGGGCGCGGTAGCAGCCAGCGCCGAGGGCGGCGAGGCGACGGGCGTCGGGGACGGGGCGGCCGACCGTGAGGGCGTGATCGGCGACGGCGGCGTGATCGGCTACGTCGTCGCGGAGGTGACGCCGAACCACGGCCGCGCCTTCGGGCACGTCAAGGACCTCGCCGTCCACCCGGAGCACCGGCGCCGCGGGATCGCGAGCACGCTCCTCGAGCGCGCGCTCGTCACGCTCGCCGGCGAGGGCGCGACCTCCGTGAAACTCGAAGTCCGGGAGGACAACGAGGCCGCTCAGGCCCTCTATCGCGAGTTCGGGTTCGCGCCGATGCGCCGCCGCGCTGGCTACTACGAGGACGGCACGGACGCGCTCGTGATGGCCCGGGAGCTGTAG
- a CDS encoding DUF5810 domain-containing protein translates to MAYACPVCETLAPDGEHLAHHLAIVAMTRGGDHERWLDDHAAGWREEGPEALAATATEYAETVEHELADESAGEHPDVGHDHGQTGGAGHADRVSQIGGAEPPAADNEETAAVLAEAREITQRMLGEDEASGSEKPNGETSGNEENDDERGEGPAETDTDE, encoded by the coding sequence ATGGCCTACGCCTGCCCGGTCTGTGAGACCCTCGCGCCGGACGGCGAGCACCTCGCACACCACCTAGCGATCGTCGCAATGACCCGGGGCGGCGACCACGAACGCTGGCTCGACGACCACGCCGCTGGCTGGCGCGAGGAGGGACCCGAGGCACTCGCCGCGACAGCGACGGAGTACGCCGAGACCGTCGAGCACGAACTCGCCGACGAGAGCGCGGGCGAGCACCCCGACGTCGGACACGATCACGGTCAGACCGGCGGAGCGGGCCACGCGGATAGGGTGAGCCAGATCGGCGGCGCGGAACCCCCGGCCGCAGACAACGAGGAGACGGCTGCCGTCCTGGCCGAGGCACGGGAGATCACCCAGCGGATGCTCGGCGAGGACGAGGCGTCCGGAAGCGAGAAGCCCAACGGCGAGACGTCGGGCAACGAGGAAAACGACGACGAGCGAGGCGAGGGTCCGGCGGAAACCGACACCGACGAGTAG
- a CDS encoding DUF5809 family protein: METIGRLTPTDPEDARAAYEELATPASVVTKEVARALDVEDIQERVSPEVIVTARDAIFASTLAVTVGTREEFEAWRDEFDGEVFEAGNENVDSVVWHAFDGEGVAATFHEERDAAVATLRRQAFNRLYRDLFYPEA, from the coding sequence ATGGAGACGATCGGACGGCTCACGCCGACGGACCCCGAGGACGCCCGGGCGGCCTACGAGGAACTGGCGACGCCGGCCTCCGTCGTGACCAAGGAGGTCGCCCGAGCGCTCGACGTCGAGGACATCCAGGAGCGCGTGTCGCCGGAGGTGATCGTGACCGCTCGGGACGCGATCTTCGCCTCGACGCTCGCGGTGACGGTGGGCACGCGCGAGGAGTTCGAAGCGTGGCGCGATGAGTTCGACGGCGAGGTGTTCGAGGCGGGGAACGAGAACGTGGACAGCGTCGTCTGGCACGCTTTCGACGGCGAGGGCGTCGCAGCGACGTTCCACGAGGAGCGCGACGCGGCCGTGGCGACGCTGCGCCGGCAGGCGTTCAACCGGCTCTATCGCGACCTGTTCTATCCCGAGGCGTGA
- a CDS encoding sensor histidine kinase KdpD gives MNGDRRSSRLPAVPPGWGFYALGIAGVAVAIGHLLTEGEGLGTGLEGLILFTLSTTVLYTGYELPDRSLSRAGAVDALRNTAVFVVAFVLLANAIVLIWHYEQGHVEDAQFVVIFAGVLGAAVGGQANVYAVEFREAFDRNQALTKLLTVNQRVLRHNLRNEVTIVLGHLEDGSDGAGASAEDVRIAREHLEHLLETSREAQQISDVWEQDATEEFDLPRFLAERVEAFETEYPDATPTIECTDPPLAVAHVALPLAVDELLENAAVHNGADVEITVSCREVAGGVAIEVADDGEGIPAVETDVLFNPAETTLEHGTGLGLWLVYWIAMQSDGELRFASNQPSGTIASIVMPTAT, from the coding sequence ATGAATGGGGACCGGCGGTCGTCCCGTCTGCCTGCGGTCCCGCCTGGCTGGGGCTTCTACGCGCTCGGCATCGCCGGGGTGGCGGTCGCGATCGGTCACCTCCTCACCGAAGGCGAGGGGCTGGGCACCGGTCTCGAGGGGCTGATCCTGTTCACGCTCTCCACGACCGTCCTGTACACGGGCTACGAACTGCCGGATCGCTCGCTCTCGCGGGCCGGTGCCGTCGACGCCCTCCGCAACACCGCCGTGTTCGTCGTGGCCTTCGTCCTGCTGGCGAACGCCATCGTCCTCATCTGGCACTACGAGCAGGGGCACGTCGAGGACGCCCAGTTCGTCGTCATCTTCGCCGGCGTCCTCGGTGCCGCTGTCGGCGGTCAAGCGAACGTGTACGCCGTCGAGTTCCGGGAGGCCTTCGACCGCAACCAGGCACTCACCAAGCTACTCACGGTCAACCAGCGCGTCCTCCGACACAACCTCCGGAACGAGGTCACGATCGTCCTCGGTCACCTCGAGGACGGCTCCGACGGGGCGGGCGCCAGCGCGGAGGACGTCCGGATCGCGCGGGAGCACCTCGAACACCTCCTCGAGACGAGCCGTGAGGCCCAGCAAATCTCCGACGTCTGGGAGCAGGACGCGACCGAGGAGTTCGATCTCCCCCGGTTCCTCGCCGAGCGCGTCGAAGCGTTCGAGACCGAGTACCCGGATGCGACGCCCACGATCGAGTGTACCGATCCACCGCTGGCGGTCGCTCACGTCGCCCTCCCGCTCGCCGTCGACGAACTCCTCGAGAACGCCGCCGTCCACAACGGCGCCGACGTCGAGATCACCGTCTCGTGTCGCGAGGTCGCCGGTGGCGTCGCGATCGAGGTCGCCGACGACGGCGAGGGCATCCCCGCCGTGGAAACCGACGTCCTGTTCAATCCCGCCGAGACCACCCTCGAACACGGCACCGGGCTGGGGCTCTGGCTCGTCTACTGGATCGCGATGCAGTCCGACGGGGAACTCCGGTTCGCGTCGAACCAGCCGAGCGGGACGATCGCCTCGATCGTGATGCCCACCGCGACCTGA